A window from Leptothermofonsia sichuanensis E412 encodes these proteins:
- a CDS encoding caspase family protein, producing MKPLQEIGASVMKRWAVAIGINQYHLLQPLSFAQEDAQAIRDFWVNEAGFPPDQCLLLSDSSPPVWGKPTYPRREVIQGWLDLLCQHYIQPGDSLWVFFSGYGVTLQGRDYLVPVDANPANLQATAIPVEVIFNRLKAVQAESILVLLDMSRSQGSLSNESVGGQTAELAKYLEIPTILSCLPGQFSHESLTLKQGFFTAALLEGFRTHPFITLAGLEQFLGDRLMELSHHNWRPVQRALLISPTQTLHQVVLPPLGAPTIGWSFTDSPEHSFQSQAPEGTMTTPYPIAQATEEPVASQPVPETTSESEDGAAEIDIAPGRSRLFWGGVTAASLLLIAGVCSRHWVSMTQGVAQRSSVAIATGSGIPSNGTAATQKDSQQQPAAASLRASTPPPTIVASAPPLTTNAITAPAGGASTPGTGTSGSAGSETGTPVQPAGSSRSSLETARARVSKAINSDQASPYWYAIQEVRKIGPEDPDYSQAQAAIAEWSQSIFAIANRRAAQRKFEPAIMAARLVPNDQPIFAKAEQAIDRWCLTLVNQPIRNRSLRRQANKICQQL from the coding sequence TTGAAACCACTGCAAGAAATTGGGGCATCTGTGATGAAACGATGGGCAGTTGCGATCGGCATTAATCAGTATCATCTCCTTCAGCCCTTGAGCTTTGCCCAGGAAGATGCTCAGGCGATCCGGGATTTTTGGGTCAATGAAGCCGGGTTTCCACCTGACCAGTGCCTGTTGCTGAGTGATAGTTCTCCACCCGTCTGGGGAAAACCAACCTACCCCAGGCGCGAAGTCATTCAGGGCTGGCTAGATTTACTTTGCCAGCATTATATTCAGCCAGGTGACTCGCTCTGGGTGTTTTTCAGTGGGTATGGGGTAACCCTTCAAGGGCGAGACTATTTGGTACCAGTTGATGCCAACCCTGCCAATCTTCAGGCAACGGCAATTCCAGTAGAAGTCATTTTCAACCGGCTGAAAGCTGTTCAGGCAGAGTCGATACTGGTGCTACTGGATATGAGCCGCAGCCAGGGGAGTCTATCCAATGAATCTGTGGGTGGTCAGACGGCTGAACTGGCAAAATACCTTGAGATTCCCACGATTCTGTCCTGCCTGCCGGGACAGTTCTCCCATGAATCCTTGACCCTAAAGCAGGGATTTTTTACGGCCGCCCTGCTGGAAGGTTTTCGTACCCATCCATTCATCACCCTGGCAGGGCTGGAACAGTTCCTGGGCGATCGCCTGATGGAACTGAGCCATCACAACTGGCGACCCGTCCAGCGAGCACTGCTGATCAGTCCCACCCAAACCTTGCATCAGGTGGTGCTGCCCCCTCTGGGCGCGCCAACCATTGGCTGGAGCTTTACTGACTCGCCAGAGCATAGCTTTCAGTCACAGGCTCCAGAGGGAACGATGACAACGCCCTACCCCATTGCTCAAGCGACTGAGGAACCTGTTGCCAGCCAGCCAGTTCCTGAAACAACTTCAGAGTCAGAGGATGGAGCCGCAGAAATAGACATTGCACCCGGTCGATCGCGGCTGTTTTGGGGCGGGGTAACGGCTGCTTCGCTGTTGCTGATTGCAGGGGTCTGCTCCCGACATTGGGTGTCGATGACCCAGGGGGTTGCCCAGCGATCGTCGGTCGCAATTGCCACTGGTTCTGGTATTCCCTCTAATGGAACCGCTGCAACTCAGAAAGATTCTCAGCAGCAGCCAGCGGCAGCCAGTTTGCGCGCTTCAACACCACCACCCACCATCGTTGCCAGTGCTCCCCCTTTAACCACGAATGCAATCACTGCACCAGCAGGTGGCGCTTCCACTCCAGGAACCGGGACATCCGGCAGTGCAGGTTCGGAAACGGGAACCCCAGTTCAACCCGCGGGTTCTTCCCGGTCTTCCCTGGAGACTGCCAGGGCACGGGTGAGCAAAGCCATTAACAGCGACCAGGCTTCGCCCTACTGGTATGCCATCCAGGAAGTCCGCAAGATTGGTCCAGAGGACCCGGACTACTCCCAGGCGCAGGCGGCGATCGCTGAATGGAGTCAGAGCATTTTTGCGATTGCCAATCGCCGTGCTGCCCAGAGGAAGTTTGAACCAGCAATCATGGCAGCCAGGCTGGTTCCCAACGATCAGCCCATTTTTGCCAAAGCTGAACAGGCAATCGACCGCTGGTGCCTGACCCTGGTGAATCAGCCGATTAGAAATCGCTCTCTGCGACGACAGGCAAATAAAATCTGTCAACAGCTATAG
- the uvrC gene encoding excinuclease ABC subunit UvrC, which produces MTSAKTLPLVKDPERLEIRLKEIPPEPGVYLMRDSTDQILYIGKSKKLRSRVRSYFQSGPHHTPRISLMVRQVVEVEFIVTDTEAEALALEANLVKQHQPHFNVLLKDDKKYPWLCITWSEDYPRIFITRRRHQGKGKDRFYGPYVDVGLLRRTLHLVKRIFPLRQRPQPLFKDRPCLNYDIGRCPGVCQKLISPEEYHKTVQKVAMVFQGRTRELEDILTQQMEQAAESLNFEAAARIRDQISGIKTIAADQKVSLADDTISRDAIALAADEHHACVQLFQIRAGRLVGRLGFVADAQSGTPGAILQRVLEEHFQTVDAVEIPAEILVQHELPEADMLAEFLSQVKGRKVSILAPQRQTKAELIEMVERNAEYELARTQRFADRNTQAMQDLAELLDLPDLPRRIEGYDISHVQGSDAVASQVVFIDGLPAKQHYRHYKIKNPTVTAGHSDDFASMAEVITRRFRKYAAMKERGEPVRSEESSVLDRYVTATSDFPDLIMIDGGKGQLSAVVNALRTMNLLEDVRVVSLAKQREEIFLPGESLPLNTDAEQPGVQLLRRLRDEAHRFAVSFHRQQRSDRMRRSRLDEIPGLGQHRQKQLLATFRSIDYLREASPQQIAQVPGIGPRLAHQIYDYFHPSHESDPPPAPDLAEVHEAATGSLGNPSGSIARDRG; this is translated from the coding sequence GGTCCCCATCACACCCCCCGCATCAGCCTGATGGTGCGCCAGGTGGTCGAAGTTGAATTCATTGTCACGGACACGGAAGCAGAAGCCCTGGCCCTGGAAGCTAACCTGGTCAAGCAGCACCAGCCCCACTTCAATGTGCTGTTGAAGGATGACAAGAAATATCCCTGGCTCTGTATTACCTGGTCGGAGGACTATCCCCGTATCTTCATCACCCGCAGACGCCATCAGGGTAAGGGCAAAGACCGCTTCTATGGTCCCTATGTGGATGTGGGACTGCTGCGCCGCACGTTGCATCTGGTCAAGCGCATTTTTCCCCTGCGCCAGCGTCCACAACCGTTATTTAAGGACCGTCCCTGCCTTAATTACGATATTGGACGCTGCCCCGGGGTATGTCAGAAGCTGATCAGCCCGGAAGAGTATCACAAAACTGTGCAAAAGGTGGCTATGGTGTTCCAGGGACGAACCCGGGAACTGGAGGATATTCTGACGCAGCAGATGGAGCAGGCCGCAGAATCCCTCAACTTTGAAGCAGCGGCTCGCATCCGTGACCAGATCAGCGGCATCAAAACCATCGCGGCTGACCAGAAGGTTTCTCTGGCAGACGATACCATCTCGCGGGATGCGATCGCCCTGGCTGCCGATGAACATCATGCCTGTGTCCAGTTATTTCAGATTCGAGCCGGGCGGCTGGTTGGACGACTGGGGTTTGTTGCCGATGCGCAGTCTGGCACCCCTGGAGCCATTTTGCAACGGGTGCTGGAAGAACACTTTCAGACGGTCGATGCCGTGGAAATTCCGGCAGAAATTCTGGTCCAGCACGAATTGCCAGAGGCCGATATGCTGGCCGAGTTCCTCAGTCAGGTGAAAGGGCGCAAAGTTTCCATCCTTGCCCCCCAACGGCAGACTAAAGCAGAACTGATTGAAATGGTGGAGCGCAATGCGGAGTATGAACTGGCTCGCACCCAGCGCTTTGCTGATCGCAACACCCAGGCCATGCAAGACCTGGCAGAACTGCTCGATCTGCCTGACCTGCCCCGCCGGATTGAGGGCTATGACATTTCCCATGTTCAGGGATCGGACGCTGTTGCTTCCCAGGTTGTCTTTATTGATGGCTTGCCAGCCAAGCAACACTACCGTCATTACAAAATTAAAAACCCCACGGTCACTGCCGGACACTCAGATGACTTTGCCTCAATGGCAGAGGTCATCACCCGTCGTTTCCGCAAATACGCTGCCATGAAAGAGCGAGGAGAGCCGGTACGGAGTGAGGAAAGCTCTGTCCTGGATCGGTACGTCACAGCAACTTCAGACTTCCCAGACCTGATTATGATTGACGGTGGCAAGGGGCAGCTTTCTGCTGTGGTCAATGCCTTGCGAACCATGAATTTGTTGGAGGATGTGCGGGTAGTCAGTCTGGCTAAACAGCGGGAGGAGATTTTTTTGCCAGGAGAGTCCCTGCCCCTGAATACCGATGCAGAGCAACCGGGAGTGCAACTTCTTCGCCGTCTGCGGGATGAAGCCCATCGGTTTGCCGTCAGTTTCCACCGTCAGCAGCGGTCTGACCGGATGCGGCGATCGCGTCTGGATGAGATCCCCGGACTGGGACAGCATCGGCAGAAACAGCTTCTGGCAACTTTCCGGTCGATTGACTATCTGCGTGAAGCCAGCCCCCAGCAAATCGCCCAGGTTCCCGGCATCGGTCCCCGATTGGCACACCAGATCTACGACTATTTCCATCCCAGTCATGAATCAGACCCCCCCCCGGCTCCTGATTTAGCTGAAGTTCACGAGGCTGCCACGGGCAGTTTGGGGAATCCGTCAGGCTCTATAGCAAGGGACAGGGGATAG
- the chlP gene encoding geranylgeranyl reductase translates to MALRVAVVGGGPAGSSTAEVLAKAGIETFLFERKLDNVKPCGGAIPLCMVSEFDLPPEIIDRRVRKMKMISPSNVEVDIGSTLRDDEYIGMCRREVLDGFLRDRAAAFGAKVINGTMHKLEIPGNDKDPYTLHYADHSNGSLEGENKTLQVDVVIGADGANSRVAKAIDAGDYNYAIAFQERIRLPEDKMAYYEELAEMYVGDDVSPDFYAWVFPKYDHVAVGTGTMKPNQARIKELQAGIRARAAAKLRGGKIIRVEAHPIPEHPRPRRVVGRVALVGDAAGTVTKSSGEGIYFAAKSGRMCAETIVELTHGGERIPTEQDLKTYIKRWDRKYGATYLVLDLLQRVFYRSDATREAFVEMCADMDVQKLTFDSYLYKTVVPANPLIQLKITAKTIGSLLRGNALAP, encoded by the coding sequence TTGGCACTACGGGTTGCTGTTGTAGGTGGAGGTCCAGCCGGTTCCTCTACGGCTGAAGTTCTGGCAAAAGCTGGTATTGAAACCTTTTTATTTGAGCGCAAATTAGACAACGTTAAGCCCTGCGGTGGTGCCATTCCGCTTTGCATGGTGAGTGAATTTGATTTGCCTCCCGAAATCATCGACCGGCGAGTCCGCAAGATGAAAATGATCTCGCCGTCTAATGTCGAGGTCGATATCGGTAGTACGCTCAGGGATGATGAATATATTGGCATGTGCCGCCGGGAAGTCCTAGATGGCTTTCTGCGCGATCGCGCCGCTGCCTTTGGTGCAAAGGTAATTAATGGCACCATGCATAAGCTTGAGATCCCTGGCAACGATAAAGACCCCTACACCCTCCACTATGCGGATCACTCGAATGGCTCCCTGGAAGGGGAAAACAAGACTCTGCAAGTGGATGTTGTGATTGGGGCGGATGGAGCAAATTCGCGGGTTGCGAAAGCAATTGATGCAGGGGACTATAACTATGCGATCGCCTTCCAGGAACGCATTCGCCTCCCGGAAGACAAAATGGCGTATTACGAAGAACTGGCAGAGATGTACGTTGGGGATGATGTTTCCCCTGACTTTTACGCCTGGGTGTTCCCGAAATACGACCATGTGGCAGTCGGTACCGGCACCATGAAGCCGAATCAGGCCCGCATCAAGGAACTGCAAGCGGGGATTCGTGCCCGTGCAGCGGCAAAACTGAGAGGTGGCAAAATTATTCGAGTAGAAGCCCATCCCATTCCCGAACATCCCAGACCCCGGCGGGTTGTGGGACGGGTTGCCCTGGTGGGGGATGCCGCCGGAACGGTGACCAAATCTTCCGGTGAAGGCATTTACTTTGCGGCTAAGTCTGGTCGGATGTGTGCTGAAACCATTGTGGAACTGACCCACGGTGGGGAGCGCATTCCAACAGAACAGGACCTCAAAACCTACATTAAACGCTGGGATAGGAAGTATGGTGCGACCTATCTGGTGCTTGACCTGTTGCAGCGGGTTTTCTATCGCTCAGATGCCACCCGTGAGGCATTTGTCGAAATGTGTGCAGACATGGATGTACAGAAGCTCACTTTCGACAGCTACCTCTACAAGACTGTGGTTCCTGCCAACCCTCTGATTCAGCTCAAAATTACGGCAAAGACCATTGGCAGTCTTTTGCGGGGTAATGCGCTGGCTCCCTAG